Genomic DNA from Calditerrivibrio sp.:
TATCTTATACTTTTTTAAAACAATACAGATTATAAGCGCCAATATATCGCCAAGCAATGTTCCGATCACACCGATAATGAGCCCCTGCTTGATAAAAACCTTTTGAATAAACTTCTCAGAAGCTCCCATTGCTCTTAAAATAGCTATGTCCCGTCTTTTATCTTTAACAGTCATCGTTATCAAACTTATAATATTAAAAGAAGCAACAATAACTATAAGAGTCAACACAACAAACATAGCAGCCTTTTCCAGCTCGAGAGCAGAAAAAAGGTTTTTATTCATACTCAACCAGTCCCTTGCCCAAAAAGGGAAACCGAGCTTTGCTGCAATCTCCTTTGCTATTTTTGATGCGTTATTGAGATCATCCACCTTAACACTAAAACCTGTAACCGTATCCCCTAACTCGAAAAATTTTTGAGCTGATCTTATATCGATAAACGCAAGGCCATTGTTGTAATCGTACATCCCAGAATCAAAAATCGCTACAACGTAAAACTTTTGCATCTTTGGTGTAAAGCCGAAAGGACCTTTTTTCCCAAAAGGGGAAACCATAACCACCTCATCGTTCAACCTCACCCCCAAAGTCATGGCAAGATCTTTGCCAAGTACAATACCAGTTTTGTTATCATATTCAAAGGTTATTTTGTTAAAATCTCCAGCGGTGATAAACTGTTTTATATTTATAGATTCTGCTTCTTTCTCGGGAATCACCCCCCTTAACATCACACCACTGACATTAGTAGGACCAGTCAAGAGCACCTGACTGAATACAAAAGGGGAAACACCTATAACACCCTTAGCACCCCTTATCTTTTTTTCCACCTTCTCCCAGTCTGCAATAACACCTGTATCCACCCTATTGACAATAATATGGGAGTTTGCACCAAGAATCTTCTCTTTTAAGTTATTCTCAAATCCTGTAAAAACATTGGTCACTACTATCAGCGTAGCTACCCCAAGCATTATGCCTATCACTGCAATTGCAGAGATAAAGGAGATGGCTCTTGTTTCCTTTTTTGACTTTATATATCTTAAGGCAATAAAATTTTCTAATTTCATCTTAAATAACTATTCCCACTCTATAGTTGCAGGTGGTTTTGAGCTTATATCATAGACCACCCTGTTTATACCTTTTACTTCATTTATTATCCTATTTGAGATCTTTGCTAAAACGTCATAAGGGATCTTAGCCCAATCTGCTGTCATACCATCAACACTCGTAACAGCTCTAAGTGCCAACACATGTTCATACGTTCTTTCATCACCCATGACACCCACAGACTTCACAGGTAGAAGGACTGAAAAAGCCTGCCAGATATCTCTATACAATCCGGCCTTTTTTATCTCTTCTATAAAGATATGATCCGCTAATCTAAGTAGATCCAATTTTTCCTTAGTCACTTCCCCTAAAACCCTTATAGCCAGCCCAGGGCCAGGGAATGGATGTCTATGGACTATCTCTTCCGGAATTCCAAGTTCCAACCCCACCTTTCTTACCTCATCCTTAAAAAGCTCCCTTAGTGGTTCTATCAATGTAAATTGCATATCCTCAGGTAATCCACCAACATTGTGATGGGTTTTAATGGTTGCCGATGGACCCTTAAAAGACACAGATTCTATAACATCAGGGTAAAGGGTCCCTTGTACCAAGAATTCGAAATCACCTAACTTTTTAGCTTCCTCCTCGAATATTCTTATGAAAAGATTACCTATTATCTTGCGTTTTTTCTCCGGATCCTCTACCCCCTTTAAAGCATCGAGAAACCTTTTTTCAGCATCAACATAAACAAGATTTATCTTAAAGTAATCCCTAAAAGTCTTTTGCACCTGCTCAGCTTCCCTATATCTCAATAAACCATTATTGACAAAAACACAGGTAAGATTATCCCCCACCGCCTCATGGATTAATACCGCAGCCACAGAAGAATCAACTCCCCCACTTAAGGCACATAATACTTTTTTATCCCCCACCAATTTTTTTACCTTTTCTATTTCGGTATGTATAAAATTACCCGGCGTCCAGATCTGTTTACAACCACAAATATCAACAACAAAATTTCTCAACAGCTGATCTCCTTGATCGGTATGTACCACCTCAGGATGAAACTGAATTGCATAAATCGGCTTTGTTTTATGTTTCATGGCAGCTATTGGAGCATTGTCCGTCCACCCTATCACCTCAAATTCAGCAGGTATTTTCTCAAGCTTATCTCCATGACTCATCCAAACCGTTAATCGGTTTCCATGTAGCTCTAAATTTTCGAAAAAAGGATCATTTTTTACATAAAGCTCACTTCTACCATACTCCCTGTGCTTGGCAGGAGCTACAACCCCACCAAAAAAATGACACAAAAGTTGCATACCGTAACAGATACCAAGCACAGGTACATCCATATCAAAAACTCTATTATCACAAACAGGTGCATCTTTATCATAGACAGAAGAAGGTCCACCAGAAAGAATAATACCTTTTGGGGAAAAAGCCTTTATTTTATCATAAGGAACATTGCATGGGTATATCTCACAATAAACCCTCTGCTCCCTTACCCTTCTTGCTATCAACTGTGTATATTGGGAACCAAAGTCAAGTATAAGTATCTTTTCAGCATGTATATCCATAAAGAGCCACCTATGTAGTAATCCAGTAGTTTGGTGCTTCCTTGGTAATAATCACATCATGAACATGGCTCTCCCTGAGCCCTGCATTGGTGATCCTGACAAACTTTGCATTCTTCATAAGCTCTTCTATTGTAGAGCAACCTGTATAACCCATCCCAGATTTTAAACCACCTACAAGCTGATAAATTGTATGGCTCAAATCCCCTTTGTAATGGACACGACCCTCAATCCCTTCTGGGACGAATTTACTTTCCATTTCAGTTTCACCTTGAAAATATCTATCTTTGCTGCCCTTTTTCATGGCGCCCACAGAACCCATACCCCTGTACACCTTGTAACTTCTCCCCTGATAAAGCTCAATCTCTCCGGGGGACTCGGTGGTACCTGCCAATAATGACCCTATCATAACAGAATGAGCACCAGCAGCAATAGCTTTTACAATATCTCCAGAATACTTAATACCGCCATCTGCTATAATGGTTACCCCTACTTTTTCTGCTGCTTCAGCACAATCCATAATGGCAGTAATCTGTGGAACCCCAACACCAGCCACAACCCTCGTGGTACATATCGATCCTGGCCCTATACCTACCTTTACACAATC
This window encodes:
- a CDS encoding lipoprotein-releasing ABC transporter permease subunit, whose translation is MKLENFIALRYIKSKKETRAISFISAIAVIGIMLGVATLIVVTNVFTGFENNLKEKILGANSHIIVNRVDTGVIADWEKVEKKIRGAKGVIGVSPFVFSQVLLTGPTNVSGVMLRGVIPEKEAESINIKQFITAGDFNKITFEYDNKTGIVLGKDLAMTLGVRLNDEVVMVSPFGKKGPFGFTPKMQKFYVVAIFDSGMYDYNNGLAFIDIRSAQKFFELGDTVTGFSVKVDDLNNASKIAKEIAAKLGFPFWARDWLSMNKNLFSALELEKAAMFVVLTLIVIVASFNIISLITMTVKDKRRDIAILRAMGASEKFIQKVFIKQGLIIGVIGTLLGDILALIICIVLKKYKIISIPKDVYFMDKIPVEIVPEVFALVTVAALMITYLSSLYPSKQGAKMDPIEALRNE
- the guaA gene encoding glutamine-hydrolyzing GMP synthase, yielding MDIHAEKILILDFGSQYTQLIARRVREQRVYCEIYPCNVPYDKIKAFSPKGIILSGGPSSVYDKDAPVCDNRVFDMDVPVLGICYGMQLLCHFFGGVVAPAKHREYGRSELYVKNDPFFENLELHGNRLTVWMSHGDKLEKIPAEFEVIGWTDNAPIAAMKHKTKPIYAIQFHPEVVHTDQGDQLLRNFVVDICGCKQIWTPGNFIHTEIEKVKKLVGDKKVLCALSGGVDSSVAAVLIHEAVGDNLTCVFVNNGLLRYREAEQVQKTFRDYFKINLVYVDAEKRFLDALKGVEDPEKKRKIIGNLFIRIFEEEAKKLGDFEFLVQGTLYPDVIESVSFKGPSATIKTHHNVGGLPEDMQFTLIEPLRELFKDEVRKVGLELGIPEEIVHRHPFPGPGLAIRVLGEVTKEKLDLLRLADHIFIEEIKKAGLYRDIWQAFSVLLPVKSVGVMGDERTYEHVLALRAVTSVDGMTADWAKIPYDVLAKISNRIINEVKGINRVVYDISSKPPATIEWE